A region from the Hyalangium gracile genome encodes:
- a CDS encoding response regulator: MSELKRILLVEDSANDVALSMAALEEINLANEVVVVRDGQQALDFLRRQGTYAGRTDGNPAVVLLDLKLPKVDGIEVLAQVKKDPELKTIPIVMLTSSREERDLARSYGLGVNAYVVKPVAFPDFVSALKELGLFWAVVNQPPPGSITQPPRR, from the coding sequence GTGAGTGAACTCAAGAGAATCCTCCTGGTGGAGGACAGCGCCAACGACGTGGCTCTCTCGATGGCCGCGCTGGAGGAGATCAACCTGGCCAACGAGGTCGTCGTGGTGCGCGACGGCCAGCAGGCGCTCGACTTCCTGCGACGCCAGGGGACCTACGCGGGGCGCACCGACGGAAACCCGGCCGTGGTGCTGCTGGACCTGAAGCTCCCCAAGGTGGACGGAATCGAGGTGCTCGCGCAGGTGAAGAAGGATCCGGAGCTGAAGACGATCCCCATCGTGATGCTGACCTCCTCGCGAGAGGAGAGGGACCTGGCGCGCAGCTACGGACTGGGCGTGAACGCCTATGTGGTGAAGCCGGTGGCCTTTCCGGACTTCGTCTCGGCGCTGAAGGAGCTGGGGCTGTTCTGGGCCGTGGTCAACCAGCCGCCACCGGGGTCCATCACTCAACCCCCTCGGAGGTAG
- a CDS encoding sensor histidine kinase, translating into MQSAASELEPHASERPLLLLLLEDSELDARLLRAQLDEAGLTFHLERVSHREDFMRALARGHYDLILSDYNVPGFDGLSALNAARRFLPDTPFLFVTGALGDERAIELLKRGATDYILKDRLERLVPSMRRALREVETEVRRRHTEEALRRSEERYQLVMRATSDVVRDWELETDSVHWSDAVEQVLGCPRAALGSDVEGWTRRIHPEDRERVGEGLRSTLAARTDRWQDEYRFQREDGSYVVVADRGYIVRDAEGRAQRMVGAIQDVTEARRSEEERQRLLSEAKRRVEFEQQLVGIVSHDLRGPLNAILAGASMMLQRDSIEPWQAKTVARILSCAERSNRLIRDLLDFTQARMGGGIPVRPAPVDLHEVTLQVVEEARAGHVERDIQVSQSGDGRGQWDADRISQVVSNLVTNALKYSLEKTPVRVETRGEGERMVLCVHNQGEPIAADLLPRIFEPLRRGKRRASRSDRSIGLGLYIVRELVLAHGGTVDVTSTEAEGTTFTVSLPRTPPAAAEAPAGG; encoded by the coding sequence ATGCAGAGCGCCGCGTCAGAGCTGGAACCGCATGCCTCCGAGCGGCCGCTGCTCCTGCTGCTCTTGGAGGACAGCGAGCTGGACGCCCGGCTCCTGCGCGCGCAGCTGGACGAGGCGGGGCTCACCTTCCACCTGGAGCGCGTGAGCCACCGCGAGGACTTCATGCGGGCGCTCGCGCGGGGGCACTACGATCTCATCCTCTCCGACTACAATGTTCCAGGCTTCGACGGCCTGAGCGCCTTGAACGCGGCGCGCCGGTTCCTGCCGGACACGCCCTTCCTCTTCGTCACCGGCGCGCTGGGAGACGAGCGGGCCATCGAGCTGCTCAAGCGGGGCGCGACGGACTACATCCTCAAGGATCGGCTGGAGCGCCTGGTGCCGAGCATGAGGCGGGCCCTGCGGGAGGTGGAGACGGAGGTGCGGCGTCGGCACACCGAGGAGGCGCTGCGCAGGTCCGAGGAGCGCTACCAGCTGGTGATGCGGGCCACCAGCGACGTCGTCCGGGACTGGGAGCTGGAGACGGACTCGGTGCACTGGAGCGATGCCGTCGAGCAGGTGCTCGGCTGCCCGAGGGCCGCGCTGGGAAGTGACGTGGAGGGGTGGACGCGGCGCATCCACCCGGAGGATCGCGAGCGCGTCGGCGAGGGGCTGCGGAGCACGCTCGCCGCGCGGACGGACCGTTGGCAGGACGAGTACCGTTTCCAGCGGGAGGACGGCAGCTACGTGGTGGTGGCGGACCGGGGCTACATCGTCCGGGACGCGGAGGGCCGGGCCCAGCGCATGGTGGGAGCCATCCAGGACGTCACCGAGGCCCGACGCTCCGAGGAGGAGCGGCAGCGCCTGCTGAGCGAGGCGAAGCGCCGGGTGGAGTTCGAGCAGCAGCTGGTGGGCATCGTGAGCCATGACTTGCGGGGCCCGCTGAACGCCATCCTGGCGGGGGCCTCGATGATGTTGCAGCGCGACAGCATCGAGCCGTGGCAGGCGAAGACGGTGGCGCGCATCCTGTCCTGCGCGGAGCGGTCCAACCGGCTGATCCGGGACCTGCTCGACTTCACGCAGGCGCGGATGGGGGGCGGCATCCCGGTGAGGCCTGCGCCGGTGGACCTGCACGAGGTTACGCTGCAGGTGGTGGAGGAGGCGCGGGCCGGGCACGTGGAGCGGGACATCCAGGTGAGCCAGAGCGGGGATGGGCGGGGGCAGTGGGACGCGGACCGCATCTCCCAGGTGGTGTCCAACCTGGTGACGAACGCGCTGAAGTACAGCCTGGAGAAGACGCCGGTGCGGGTGGAGACGCGGGGCGAGGGCGAGCGGATGGTGCTGTGCGTGCACAACCAGGGAGAGCCGATCGCGGCGGACCTGCTGCCGCGAATCTTCGAGCCGCTGCGGCGAGGCAAGCGGCGGGCGAGCCGCTCGGACCGGAGCATCGGCCTGGGGCTCTACATCGTGCGGGAGTTGGTGCTGGCGCACGGAGGCACCGTGGACGTGACGTCCACGGAGGCGGAGGGCACCACCTTCACCGTCTCGCTGCCGCGCACGCCCCCGGCTGCCGCGGAGGCCCCCGCGGGCGGCTGA
- a CDS encoding SPFH domain-containing protein, translating to MRNDYLDQVQEQQQRLEVDLKARKMAAPHAIAQQNAAPRRRGGAPPPPEMPGGNAVDVRITGFWRWRTVVVPPNAYVVHTRRGHDKPLHIGLGVSFRFNPATDSFLVVPGAMQTILINAHCICRELQGLLVQGYVQWIIEDFATAYKKLDFTDAEDPMRVVNVQLREQAEAAIKDKVATMSIDAVLSDKQPIIEELTARLRQVAEGGGGSDKGLGLRIVTVQIKEAVVSSARLWESLQKPFRAERERVARLATLETEEAISRRELQVEQERSRSRLETESELALLRSQKEAETYDREQTERLRRQHREEDDARKLAVERQQSSLQFAELEKARLAVEAELAQRKHEVEAAQRQRDALAGIAVLDAEREAANRQAHVELELLERRQRVLNELSPSNVQARLVELLPTIAEKLPQPQELKSISIGAGAGTQEGQALTTLVAQMMALVKALRPESEPPPAKKTELVQERLAP from the coding sequence ATGCGCAACGATTACCTGGATCAGGTCCAGGAGCAGCAGCAGCGCCTCGAGGTGGACCTCAAGGCCCGGAAGATGGCCGCACCCCATGCCATCGCCCAACAGAACGCGGCGCCCCGGCGGCGCGGCGGTGCCCCCCCTCCCCCCGAGATGCCCGGCGGCAACGCCGTGGATGTACGCATCACCGGCTTCTGGCGGTGGCGCACCGTCGTCGTCCCGCCCAACGCCTACGTCGTCCACACCCGCCGCGGCCACGACAAGCCGCTGCACATCGGCCTGGGCGTCTCCTTCCGCTTCAACCCCGCCACCGACTCGTTCCTCGTCGTCCCTGGCGCGATGCAGACCATCCTCATCAACGCCCACTGCATCTGCCGCGAGCTCCAGGGGCTGCTCGTCCAGGGCTACGTGCAGTGGATCATCGAGGACTTCGCCACCGCCTACAAGAAGCTGGACTTCACCGACGCCGAGGACCCCATGCGCGTGGTCAACGTCCAGCTCCGCGAGCAGGCCGAGGCCGCCATCAAGGACAAGGTGGCCACCATGAGCATCGACGCCGTGCTCTCCGACAAGCAGCCCATCATCGAGGAGCTCACCGCCCGCCTCCGCCAGGTCGCCGAGGGCGGCGGCGGCAGCGACAAGGGCCTGGGCCTGCGCATCGTCACCGTGCAGATCAAGGAGGCCGTCGTCAGCTCCGCCCGCCTCTGGGAGAGCCTGCAGAAGCCCTTCCGCGCCGAGCGTGAGCGCGTGGCCCGCCTCGCCACGCTGGAGACAGAGGAGGCCATCTCCCGCCGCGAGCTCCAGGTCGAGCAGGAGCGCTCTCGCTCCCGCCTGGAGACCGAGAGTGAGCTGGCCCTGCTGCGCTCCCAGAAGGAGGCCGAGACCTACGACCGAGAGCAGACCGAGCGGCTGCGTCGCCAGCACCGCGAGGAGGACGATGCGCGCAAGCTCGCCGTCGAGCGCCAGCAGTCCTCCCTCCAGTTCGCCGAGCTGGAGAAGGCGCGCCTCGCCGTGGAGGCCGAGCTGGCCCAGCGCAAGCACGAGGTGGAGGCCGCCCAGCGTCAGCGCGATGCCCTCGCCGGCATCGCCGTGCTGGATGCCGAGCGCGAGGCCGCCAACCGGCAGGCCCACGTGGAGCTGGAGCTGCTCGAGCGCCGCCAGCGCGTCCTGAACGAGCTCAGCCCCTCCAACGTCCAGGCGCGGCTCGTGGAGCTGCTGCCCACCATCGCCGAGAAGCTGCCGCAGCCCCAGGAGCTGAAGTCCATCTCCATCGGCGCCGGCGCCGGCACCCAGGAGGGTCAGGCGCTCACCACCCTGGTGGCCCAGATGATGGCGCTCGTGAAGGCGCTGCGCCCCGAGTCCGAGCCGCCTCCGGCGAAGAAGACCGAGCTCGTCCAGGAGCGCCTTGCGCCCTGA